Below is a genomic region from Dehalococcoidales bacterium.
GCTCGTAAATACCTTTAGCGCCGCGGCGGTATTCCTTGGGCGGGTCGAAGACGAAGCGGTCGCCGGGGACCTTGGTGCCCTCCCAGTGAATCCAGGGCTCGCCGAGGCGCCCGAGGCGGCACGGGTCATGATAGGTGACGGAAAGATTGACTTTCTTGCGCGGCTTGAGCTTGCCGTCTTTGATCAGTTTATCAATGTATTCCGAGATATGCAGCACTTCAAGTTTGCCCTTGAGGTCGTACTTGTCATAGAGGACCTTGAAAGCCTGGTAGCCGTCAGCGCAGCCGGTGACCAGCGTTTTGGCGCCGCATTTCTTGATGAGGGCCATGTTCTTCTTGGCCTGGGCCAGGAAGTCATCCTTATAACCCATCTGGTAGGCGCGGCCGCCGCAGCAGGTCTCCGCGTCACCGGCGATGCCGAAGCTGACGCCGGCTTTCTCCAGTATCCTGGCGGTGGCTTTAGCCAGCTTCTGCATTTCCGGGTCGAAGCTGGTGAGGCAGCCTACGTGAAAGAGGACATCCACCTTTTCTTTGGTGGCGTCTTTAATGCCCAGTCCGGCCGCCCAGGCGCCGCGCTTGCCTTTGGCCGGCACCATGGAGCCGGTCTTGCGCAAACCGGCGATAACCTTGTCCAGAGCGGCGTTGGTCTTGCCGTCCTCGTTGCATTTCATGCGGAACTCGCTGATAGGCTCCAGGACTTCCATGTCCATGGCGTACTTGCAGGAAACATCACAGGCGCCGCACATCTGGCAGTTATAGACCACGTCCAGCAGCCTGTCCGTGTAGTTCATGCCGTTTTTCACGGCCGCGGTGCCGATGTTCATCCTGCCGCCGCCGGAATAGGCGTGGAAATTATATTTGGCTATGCTGGGACAAACATAGGAGTAGTCCGAGCCCTTAACTTTTTGCATAGGTACAAACTTGCAGGCCGAGCACCGGCAGCACATCCCCATATCGCCCGCGTATTGTTCTAGTGCCATCTTCGTTCCCTCCTGATATCTTTCAATGACGCTTTAGTGTAATCCATCGTTAGAAACCCACCTTGCCGGGATTCATCACGCGGTTGGGGTCGAACATCTTCTTGAGTTTGTTCAGCACCGCGATGCTGGCCGCATCCCTGTTCATGATGAGGCCGGTATTTTCCCCGTAGGGCCGGGAGAAGAACGCGCCTTTGGCCATCAGGCCTTTGACGGCCGCCGCGTATAAATCTTTCACCCGGCCGGCCTCGCCGGCGTTAGCGGGGTCATAGAACAGATTGAATTCACA
It encodes:
- a CDS encoding (Fe-S)-binding protein; the encoded protein is MALEQYAGDMGMCCRCSACKFVPMQKVKGSDYSYVCPSIAKYNFHAYSGGGRMNIGTAAVKNGMNYTDRLLDVVYNCQMCGACDVSCKYAMDMEVLEPISEFRMKCNEDGKTNAALDKVIAGLRKTGSMVPAKGKRGAWAAGLGIKDATKEKVDVLFHVGCLTSFDPEMQKLAKATARILEKAGVSFGIAGDAETCCGGRAYQMGYKDDFLAQAKKNMALIKKCGAKTLVTGCADGYQAFKVLYDKYDLKGKLEVLHISEYIDKLIKDGKLKPRKKVNLSVTYHDPCRLGRLGEPWIHWEGTKVPGDRFVFDPPKEYRRGAKGIYEPPRDVIKSIPGVKLTEMTRIKEYAWCCGAGGGVNESNPEFATWTAQKRIDEAVSTGAEAIVTACPWCEKTLNEAIKASGSSLKVYDIVELVEKAI